A single region of the Plantactinospora soyae genome encodes:
- a CDS encoding TetR/AcrR family transcriptional regulator — MSHPPARPPRRADARHNADKILDAAVACLSRNADASVSEIAQSAGVGRVTLYGHFPSREVLVEAALQRVLAEGEKVLESLDLTGDPRHALSVLIRSSWLLIAQSSAVLEAAQTALPPERVQQLHLKPAQRVDELIHRGQATGAFRVDLPPDWLTSVLHHVMHGAANDVAAGRLDRTDAPVFITETILAAYAPTGR; from the coding sequence ATGTCTCACCCACCGGCCAGGCCGCCCCGCCGCGCCGATGCCCGCCACAACGCCGACAAGATCCTGGACGCGGCGGTTGCCTGCCTGAGCCGCAATGCCGACGCGAGCGTGAGCGAGATCGCCCAGTCCGCAGGGGTGGGCCGGGTGACCCTGTACGGGCACTTCCCGTCGCGAGAGGTCCTGGTCGAGGCCGCGCTGCAGCGGGTACTGGCCGAGGGAGAGAAGGTCCTGGAGAGCCTCGATCTCACGGGCGATCCGCGCCACGCGCTCAGCGTTCTGATCAGGTCGAGCTGGCTGCTGATCGCCCAGTCAAGCGCCGTGCTCGAAGCCGCTCAGACAGCGCTGCCGCCCGAACGCGTACAGCAACTCCACCTGAAACCCGCGCAGCGCGTCGACGAACTCATCCACCGGGGCCAGGCCACGGGGGCCTTCCGCGTCGACCTGCCCCCCGACTGGCTGACCAGCGTCCTGCACCATGTCATGCACGGCGCGGCCAACGACGTGGCGGCGGGCCGCCTCGACCGTACCGATGCCCCGGTCTTCATCACCGAGACCATCCTGGCCGCCTACGCGCCGACCGGCAGATAG
- a CDS encoding aspartate carbamoyltransferase, producing the protein MRTNDRARARSWIGAIVAATGIALVSAGCADGGAPGTPTATADRQSQVAERGESVMPFDLDRTTHHFVKTDGGGVQTVVADNPRDAGQVDLVREHLRQEADSFRRGDFSDPANIHGGQMPGLAVLRDSAGKITIGYETTADGARITYTASDPAIVTALHAWFDAQVGDHGVHATPGAPSSATPAAGSTATSR; encoded by the coding sequence ATGAGAACGAATGACCGTGCCCGGGCCCGCTCCTGGATCGGTGCGATCGTCGCGGCCACCGGCATCGCGCTGGTAAGCGCGGGCTGCGCCGACGGCGGCGCGCCAGGGACACCGACCGCGACCGCCGACCGGCAGTCGCAGGTCGCCGAGCGGGGCGAGTCGGTGATGCCGTTCGACCTCGACCGCACGACGCACCACTTCGTCAAGACCGACGGTGGGGGCGTGCAGACCGTCGTCGCCGACAATCCCCGGGACGCCGGTCAGGTCGACCTGGTCCGGGAGCACCTGCGGCAGGAGGCCGACAGTTTCCGTCGCGGCGACTTCTCCGACCCGGCGAACATCCATGGTGGCCAGATGCCGGGGCTCGCCGTCCTTCGCGACAGCGCCGGCAAGATCACCATCGGGTACGAGACGACCGCTGACGGCGCGCGGATCACCTACACCGCGAGCGACCCCGCGATCGTCACCGCCCTGCACGCCTGGTTCGACGCTCAGGTCGGCGACCACGGTGTGCACGCGACACCCGGTGCACCCTCCTCGGCGACGCCTGCGGCCGGGTCGACGGCTACCTCCCGGTAG
- a CDS encoding MarR family winged helix-turn-helix transcriptional regulator — translation MDDADEVGTAQDALMRFVRNFGLHQPDRTPCGQPLPVSEAHAMVEIAREGRLRQAELTRRLRLEKSTVSRLVSNLERRGWVRRQAALDDGRGVLLELTEAGATAAARQAEARRNRFTALLARVPDDQRAAMVRALQTLAEAADENE, via the coding sequence ATGGACGATGCCGACGAGGTGGGGACGGCGCAGGACGCCCTCATGCGGTTCGTCCGCAACTTCGGCCTTCACCAGCCGGACCGCACTCCGTGCGGGCAGCCGTTGCCGGTCTCCGAGGCCCACGCGATGGTCGAGATCGCTCGGGAGGGTCGCCTGCGGCAGGCCGAGTTGACCCGGCGGTTACGGCTGGAGAAAAGCACGGTCAGCCGCCTGGTCTCCAACCTGGAACGGCGCGGCTGGGTACGGCGGCAGGCGGCCCTCGACGACGGCCGGGGAGTACTGCTCGAACTTACCGAGGCCGGCGCGACCGCTGCGGCCCGGCAGGCCGAGGCCCGTCGGAACCGGTTCACCGCGCTCTTGGCCCGGGTCCCTGACGACCAGCGCGCGGCGATGGTGCGAGCGCTGCAGACCCTGGCGGAGGCCGCTGATGAGAACGAATGA
- a CDS encoding CocE/NonD family hydrolase gives MNLRRRVALPVAAAGALAIITSLTTGGLPSVAQAAPASAAVGAPITHEENPRVPEGAAWTETYFPSSDGSGVELHADVLRPAHLPARAKTPVILSVGPYFSHAGETSPGGWDQVGPSARFQDLIDGARLMERGYTFVMVDLRGFGGSTGCLDFLGPGEQADIKAAVEWAARQPWSTGKVGMYGKSYDANTGLAANVLKLKPLRAIVAQEPTWDRYNYLFSNGVPRSNATSSPRSYYSIATMPPLGDDSDRYRANAEYEKSHPECEIDNSTNTQDPDPKSAFWRARDFASRAAGSRTPLFVTSGFIEDNTKPEDMQKYLANHHGPERGWLGQWEHVRGNETDSNGQLKMGRAGWFDEVMRFYDQHLRGIKPSVTDPAFSIEDSLGNWRAQPTWPVIDDSYTARLSPGRYVDDGGQAQRTAEPMTAPQADGWDIEYAPEAGSPTADQTSALSSDVPGNSYWTFSTPASKQVRITGTPEVTLKTRGQGNVWVRLWDVAPDGRSTMFDENVAALDHDRSTSFALKATDWTFERGHQLGVQIGTITSRGWRPVPSGQTITVTDARLGLEVQEPRFDSPTQGDRSPYLDRYVAANTITLDTVGAPTFPLRVSKRG, from the coding sequence ATGAACCTTCGGAGGAGGGTGGCCCTGCCTGTCGCGGCGGCGGGGGCACTGGCCATCATCACAAGCCTCACCACGGGCGGCCTACCCTCGGTGGCACAGGCCGCTCCGGCATCTGCGGCAGTTGGCGCACCGATCACCCATGAGGAGAACCCACGGGTTCCCGAAGGGGCAGCGTGGACGGAGACGTACTTCCCGTCCTCCGACGGCAGTGGGGTCGAGCTGCACGCCGACGTGCTGCGCCCGGCACACCTGCCGGCGCGTGCGAAGACGCCGGTGATCCTGTCGGTGGGCCCGTATTTCTCGCACGCGGGGGAGACTTCTCCCGGGGGGTGGGACCAGGTCGGGCCGTCGGCGCGCTTTCAGGACCTGATCGACGGTGCGCGGCTGATGGAGCGTGGATACACCTTCGTGATGGTCGACCTGCGCGGCTTCGGCGGCAGCACAGGTTGCCTGGACTTCCTCGGCCCGGGCGAGCAGGCCGATATCAAGGCGGCCGTCGAGTGGGCCGCGCGCCAGCCGTGGTCGACTGGCAAGGTGGGCATGTACGGCAAGTCGTACGACGCCAACACCGGGCTGGCGGCCAACGTCCTCAAGCTCAAGCCTCTGCGGGCGATCGTTGCCCAGGAACCGACGTGGGACAGGTACAACTACCTGTTCAGCAACGGAGTGCCGCGTTCCAACGCGACCAGCAGCCCGCGGAGCTACTACTCGATCGCCACGATGCCGCCGCTGGGTGACGACAGCGACCGCTACCGGGCGAACGCGGAGTACGAGAAGAGCCACCCCGAGTGCGAGATCGACAACAGCACCAACACCCAGGATCCCGACCCGAAGTCGGCGTTCTGGCGGGCCCGTGACTTCGCCTCCCGCGCCGCCGGCTCCCGGACGCCGCTGTTCGTCACGTCGGGCTTCATCGAGGACAACACCAAGCCCGAGGACATGCAGAAGTACCTGGCCAACCACCACGGCCCGGAACGCGGTTGGCTTGGCCAGTGGGAACACGTCCGCGGCAACGAGACCGACAGCAACGGCCAGCTCAAGATGGGCCGGGCCGGCTGGTTCGACGAGGTGATGCGCTTCTACGACCAGCACCTGCGGGGCATCAAACCGTCGGTGACCGACCCGGCGTTCTCCATCGAGGACAGCCTCGGCAACTGGCGCGCCCAGCCGACCTGGCCGGTGATCGACGACTCGTACACGGCGCGGCTGTCGCCCGGGCGGTACGTCGACGACGGCGGCCAGGCGCAGCGGACCGCCGAGCCGATGACGGCGCCGCAGGCCGACGGCTGGGACATCGAGTACGCGCCGGAGGCCGGCTCGCCGACGGCTGACCAGACGAGTGCGCTCAGCTCCGACGTGCCTGGCAACAGCTACTGGACCTTCTCCACGCCCGCGTCGAAGCAGGTGCGGATCACGGGCACGCCGGAGGTCACGCTGAAGACCAGGGGACAGGGCAACGTCTGGGTACGGCTGTGGGACGTCGCCCCGGACGGCAGGTCGACGATGTTCGACGAGAACGTCGCAGCGCTGGACCACGACAGGTCGACCTCGTTCGCCCTGAAGGCGACGGACTGGACCTTCGAGCGAGGGCACCAGTTGGGGGTCCAGATCGGAACCATCACCTCACGGGGCTGGCGCCCTGTTCCCTCGGGTCAGACGATCACCGTCACCGACGCACGGCTCGGCCTGGAGGTGCAGGAACCGCGGTTCGACTCGCCCACCCAGGGTGACCGGTCGCCGTACCTGGACCGGTACGTGGCGGCGAACACCATCACGCTCGACACCGTCGGCGCCCCGACGTTCCCGCTGCGCGTGTCAAAGCGGGGATGA
- a CDS encoding tautomerase family protein produces the protein MPITRIAIREGKPETYKKTLLSQIYEAMRETVKIKDGDRFMAITEHSDNAFAYGDFLGIQRSADLVQIQIFWTPGKPTEAKMAMYRAIVERLGRDPGVRPEDVLISVVEAGAENWSFGNGEAQLFKAQ, from the coding sequence ATGCCCATCACGCGTATCGCGATCCGCGAGGGTAAGCCCGAGACGTACAAGAAGACACTGCTCAGCCAGATCTACGAGGCCATGCGGGAGACCGTCAAGATCAAGGACGGCGACCGCTTCATGGCCATCACGGAGCACAGTGACAATGCATTTGCCTACGGCGATTTTCTCGGCATCCAGCGGTCAGCCGACCTGGTGCAGATTCAGATCTTCTGGACACCGGGCAAGCCCACCGAGGCCAAGATGGCGATGTATCGCGCGATCGTCGAGCGGCTCGGCCGCGACCCGGGGGTACGTCCCGAGGATGTGCTGATTTCGGTGGTCGAGGCCGGCGCGGAGAACTGGTCCTTCGGTAACGGGGAAGCCCAACTCTTCAAGGCGCAGTGA